From the Plasmodium brasilianum strain Bolivian I chromosome 7, whole genome shotgun sequence genome, the window ATATAGTTAATTATTACATCATTTTGTCTTTTAATTcaatacaaattataattagaaaacaaaaaaatattatgccTTATGCCACTGGTAGTGCAATGTAAAAGTGAGACATcatttatatgcatgtactAAAAGAAAAGATTACTTACTAAAATACCGATGAAAGCATTTTATTAAGgatattttaattcatatatttttatacatttaaattttagtCTACGGGGGATATAACCATTTTAATCctcatttttgtaaaaacaaaagcttcataatattttgtatttaacgTTTATATTTTCGTTCTTGTAAACATCCATGCTATATGAATAGTTACAATACgtaataaaacaattttgcTTAGaagtttataaatattcttgCGTCTTCCAAATagtagaatatatatatatttttattactaaagAATAACTCCATTTTTTGacacatttttaatttccttaATTTCAGATATGTAGTATACtagcatattttttatcatgtaTTGCAGCGTTATTTCACTTTGTGAGCAGGTAACACATGCTCCTTCCAATTGCACATAAACTACGCCTAAAGGTTAcaaagtttttaaaaaattttcagtAAAAAGGTAATAAACATGTGGAAGCACATATTACtcgattttattttaaaaaatattcacatGCAGATAAACATACATGAATACAAAGACACATGAACACCTAAGCaaatgtaaatacatatatgcaaaaaaaaaaggagcgTGTAATATTGTACCATTATCTACGTcgaaacaaataaattttatatctcCGCCATCATTTACAATTATTGGACGAACTCTTTTCTCtattaacaattttatgCTACTTATAATTTCCATGATATCTTCGCttgtttcatattttttttcactttttatcTTTTGTAATATAGAAATGATATTTTGCTCATTGGAGGAACTGTTGTctgaatttttttgaaatatatcaataaaattatttatttcattcatATAATTGACATAATCGGTATTTTTTGTCGTACAAAAAGACATAGGATTTATTCTTTTAGTTACCAGACATTTATTTAAAGCATTCATATGAGTTGAGAAATGAacaaatgtttttttataaatgtttaatgTTATCTTCCTCCTGAGATATAATCGTTTACAgcaagatatatttttaaaatgaatcattttttttttgtagggCTAAAATGAGgaataattatgaatatgtaaaaatgtcTTCTAgtaagacaaaaaaaaaaaaaaaaaaaatagctatttttattttaattcaattcattttattccatttaaatttatttcattttatatggAACTACTTTATTTCATCTTATTtcatatcattttatttttttcttatttaatttgAAGCTTGAAAAATGCAAACGCTTTCAACATTAAAGCAAATAAGGGATtcagaataattttaataattttttttttattagtaaaacttaataatatttaggAGAATCGcagttttttaataaatagagagaattttttttttttttaacatatacacaataattttttattggtCAAACAATTTGTTTACGgcgtataaatatatacatacacttaAGTAAATGAAGCAAAATTACGATGTTTCCATACGAACCAAGTAAAATTGAACTACCACCAAATGAATGGGATAAACTAATTGAAGAGAGAATAAATGaactaaaaaagaaatacaattcatataaaaaggTATGGAATATGTCATTAATATTTcgaaaattaataaaacattttaaagtTAACAACAAATATACTTGCTATATGCGtgcatacaaaaaaatattaaatcagtaaaactttttatatactgCGTAAAGAAAACGtgaataaaaagtaattcCAATTGCTATAATTGTGAGGGCGAAAAAGCTTTATGATTTGTAACGTGCCTATTAATATacatgaatttatatatatatatata encodes:
- a CDS encoding NifU-like protein, producing the protein MIHFKNISCCKRLYLRRKITLNIYKKTFVHFSTHMNALNKCLVTKRINPMSFCTTKNTDYVNYMNEINNFIDIFQKNSDNSSSNEQNIISILQKIKSEKKYETSEDIMEIISSIKLLIEKRVRPIIVNDGGDIKFICFDVDNGVVYVQLEGACVTCSQSEITLQYMIKNMLVYYISEIKEIKNVSKNGVIL